CGTTACTCATAGTGGCGGTATTTTACCCGATGATTGTTTGTGGGATGAAAAAAAAGCTTTGCTTTTATGTTGCTTTGGGATATTTTAATTCTTTTTCATTTGTATCGCTTTATAAAATTTTCTTAAAGTAACTTTGAGACTTCTGTTTCCAATTTTTCTATACAATCTAATAGTTGAGGATAAAGCTCTACATTTATAGAAATACCCTTTTTCGTAGGTTTGTACTCAGAAGAGCCTCCCCAAACTGCATATGTACGAAGAAAAATTAGGGGTCTGTTCTTAAATATATTTGTGCCAATCCAAATTTCTTGCATTGAATTCTTTGTGATTTTCGCAACAACTTTATCTGTACTCATTACATCTCCAAGAGTCTTAACTGCACTAACCAACTCTTGACATTTTTCAATTGATAAAGTTACGCCAGCAGGTGTTGGAACGAGATCTGCTGAGTCTAATGAGGCTGCATATGCTCGTACAAATATAAGATTTTTACCCCTATATTCGCTTACTCCAACACAAATGGCTTCGCGACTATTTTTTTGAAAAGACGCTATGATTACATTGTTTCCTTCATCCATTGTTTATTCTCCTTAGTGAAGATGCAATATGTTTACAATTGCATCTTCACTGAATTAAAATAATTAGTTTTCGATTTTGGGGAGATACTGGCGCAATTCTGAAGCAAGAAACCGAAACCCTTGCATACTCCCGTAGCTTGCAGCGCCTTCGGAATTTTTCACTTCCCAGTATTCTGCTTCGCCAATTTCACCCAGAGATTTTACGATTTCAAAAATACTTTTAACAGTAATCTCGCCTTTATCTCGCGCCATTTCAAAAACTTCTGGTGCTAATTCATGGAGAGAAAATACCCCAGGAGATTTCTGTATAACATAAGCGTCTGGATTCTTGAATGCGTCAGGCCATACTTTCTGAATAGCTGTCCAATATCTATTGATGAGTTCAGCTGCCGTTTCCTCTGATTGACGAATAAAATACGGGGTTTGTAATATTGGCTTGAGTGAAGTAACAAAGGAAGTTTCGCGAACAACCATGGTGGGTTGATCTGCCTTTGACTTATTTGGTGGAAGGATTTTTCCAGACCATACACCACTTGAAGTGTTAAGGTTTTCAGCAATTACTGGACCTTTTGCTTCCCAAAGTTTGCCGCGCTTATCAAGTGCTAACATGTGGTCAACGTCTTTTACTTGAATGGATTTTAAACGTCGTGCCAGGTCGGTTCGAACTTTCTTTTGTGTCGTATTTATAATGTCGAATTGGTCAACCTCTTCCATTTTAGTAAGTCCATCCGCAATTGTTGCAACAAGTGGAAAGTTTTCTAGTCGCTCTCCTCCTTGCTGTTGAATTGCCCACTCATAACCACCAATGCGGTGTTGCATGTCTACGATGTAAAGCGGCAATGCTTTATCTGGAATGGTAAGTGTTCCAAAACTTATGTCACCTTCTTTGTATTCAATCTCGAATTTTAATTTACTACCATAATGACCGCCATCAGCGTCTTCAACGTCGCGAGCATTCAATAACCCGCCTACTGGCATTATTGAATCAGGCTTTAATGCATATTGCCCGATCTCACGTTTTCGCGATGTGCTAGGACTCCTTTGATAACCTGATTGTGGGTTGTTGGGGTCCCAAACATCTACTTTTGATAATTCTGCTAGTTTGCCAGCTGGGATAACAACTGAGTAGAAGATGCGACCGTTTTGAATAAATTGAATAGCTTTTGTCTTGTGCATTTTGATCTCCTTTTCTGATCTTTAGTAATTCCAACATTTTTATGATCAAATGTCAAGATCAAAAATTTAGATCAGAAATTTCGCGACGAGCCATTCAGAGCTTTTCCTTGGAAAGGTACTGTCACAGGGCGGGATTGGTTATTGAGGTGGATGGCGATGTCCACGATCTGCAGAAAGAGGAAGATGAGAGGCGGGAGAAGGTACTGTCCGCGCTGGGGTTGAGGGTGGTCAGGTTTTGGAATGATGAGATGATGAGGAACTTGTCCGCGGTGGTGGGGAAGATCAGAGAATTCATCCTTCAGCATTCGTAATTCATCCTTGCTCTTCTGGAGATGTCCACGACTTGCAGAAAGAGGAAGATGAACGGCGGGAGAAGGTGTTGTCCGCGCTGGGGTTGAGGATTGTCAGGTTTCGGAATAATGTAGTGATGAGGAATCTGTCCGCGGTGGTGGGGAAGGTCAGGGAATTTATCAATTTGTGGTAGAATTTCAGAAATTCGGAAATTCCGAATTTCAGGAGAAAAACCATGACTACCCTTCAAATCCGTAGCAAAGGAACCATTACCTTACCCTCCAGCCTTCGCAAAAAATATAAGCTGGAGGAGGGTGAGTTTTTCAATTTAATCGATGTAGGTGACGGTTCGTTCTTCCTTGTCCCTGTGGAAAGCAAGGTGATGAAGAATGCAGATAAAGTCGCTAAGAAGGTCAAAGAAGCAAATGTAGATTTGGAAGACTTACTTGCAACACTGGATGAAGAGCGCAAGACCTATTACAAAGAGCACTATGTCAAAAATTAAAGTGTTCCTGGATAGCAGTGCTGTGATGGCGGGGGTGATCTCATCTGCGGGCGCGGCGCGTGTCTTGTTGGTGATGTCTGAAAATGGGCAGATCGAAACTTTTATCAGTGAGCAAGTTATCGTTGAGAGCGAACGTTCGATTGCAAAGAAAGTTCCGCAGGCATTGCCTGAATTCCGTCAAACCCTCAAAGACGCCAACCTGAAAGTTGTCCACAACCCAACGCAAGAAGAAATAGAAGAAAACCTTTCCCTGATCGCAGATCCTGATGATGTCCCTATCTTGCTGGCGGCAATGAAGAGCCATGTCGATTATTTGGCGACCCATAACCGCAAACATTTTCTGAATGATTATAAAGTCGCGGAAAAAGCGGGGCTGAAAATTGGAACTCCAGGTGATGTCCTTGCGTGGATACGGGAAAATTTGAATTCATAATGGAGATTGGAAAAATGACACTCGCAACTAAAAAACTTGAAGTCCACTGGGCAAATATCGCTCCTTTGCTGTCCATTCGCAACGAGCGCGAATACAACGCGGCTGTCAAACGTCTCAATGAATTACTGGATGAAATCGGAGATAACGAGAAACATCCGTTGTATGGGTTGCTGGATACACTTGGAACACTGATCGAAATCTATGAAGAAGAGCATTATCCGATCCCTGACGTTACGGGCGCCGAAGTATTGCACTTTCTCATGGAAGAACATGGTTTGACACAGTCTGATCTGCCGGAAGTCGGGCCACAGGGTATGGTCTCTGAAATTTTGAATGGCAAGCGCGAGTTGAACATTCGACAAGTCCGCTCTCTTGCGGAGAAGTTCAAGGTTTCAAGTGCCGTGTTTTTGTGAAACTAAAACTCCAAGCATTTTACAGGCTTGGAGTTTTTTGTTATCAAATGTCATGCCCTTATAAAACGTAGGCTGCCAGCTCCACCTGGCTCATGTTCTTGATCTTTTTCATAACGTTTTCCCCCTCGCCCGTGGACGACGTCGATACATTTTT
This portion of the Anaerolineales bacterium genome encodes:
- a CDS encoding DUF559 domain-containing protein, whose translation is MQKEEDERREKVLSALGLRIVRFRNNVVMRNLSAVVGKVREFINLW
- a CDS encoding AbrB/MazE/SpoVT family DNA-binding domain-containing protein, with the protein product MTTLQIRSKGTITLPSSLRKKYKLEEGEFFNLIDVGDGSFFLVPVESKVMKNADKVAKKVKEANVDLEDLLATLDEERKTYYKEHYVKN
- a CDS encoding PIN domain-containing protein, whose product is MSKIKVFLDSSAVMAGVISSAGAARVLLVMSENGQIETFISEQVIVESERSIAKKVPQALPEFRQTLKDANLKVVHNPTQEEIEENLSLIADPDDVPILLAAMKSHVDYLATHNRKHFLNDYKVAEKAGLKIGTPGDVLAWIRENLNS
- a CDS encoding transcriptional regulator, yielding MTLATKKLEVHWANIAPLLSIRNEREYNAAVKRLNELLDEIGDNEKHPLYGLLDTLGTLIEIYEEEHYPIPDVTGAEVLHFLMEEHGLTQSDLPEVGPQGMVSEILNGKRELNIRQVRSLAEKFKVSSAVFL
- a CDS encoding DGQHR domain-containing protein, which codes for MHKTKAIQFIQNGRIFYSVVIPAGKLAELSKVDVWDPNNPQSGYQRSPSTSRKREIGQYALKPDSIMPVGGLLNARDVEDADGGHYGSKLKFEIEYKEGDISFGTLTIPDKALPLYIVDMQHRIGGYEWAIQQQGGERLENFPLVATIADGLTKMEEVDQFDIINTTQKKVRTDLARRLKSIQVKDVDHMLALDKRGKLWEAKGPVIAENLNTSSGVWSGKILPPNKSKADQPTMVVRETSFVTSLKPILQTPYFIRQSEETAAELINRYWTAIQKVWPDAFKNPDAYVIQKSPGVFSLHELAPEVFEMARDKGEITVKSIFEIVKSLGEIGEAEYWEVKNSEGAASYGSMQGFRFLASELRQYLPKIEN
- a CDS encoding DUF559 domain-containing protein, translating into MERYCHRAGLVIEVDGDVHDLQKEEDERREKVLSALGLRVVRFWNDEMMRNLSAVVGKIREFILQHS